Genomic segment of Streptomyces alboniger:
GCGCTGTAGTCGAAGGTGCCGTAGTGCAGGCCGGTGGCGCGGCCCTCGGCGGCCTGGATCATGCGGGCGACGGCGGCGGTGCCGTCGGTGGCGAGGATGGACTGGCTGGTCTCGATCTGGATCTCGAAGCCGATGCGGCCCCGCTCGATACCGCGCGCCTTCTCGAACTCCTCCAGGAGGCGCACCATCGCGGTCACCTGCTCGGGGTAGGTCACCTTCGGCAGTGTCAGGACGAGTCCGTCGGGCAGGCCGCCCGCCTCCATGAGGCCGGACAGGAAGATGTCGAGGGTGCGGATGCCGCGGTCGCGTACCGCCTCTTCCATGCACTTCATGCGGATGCCCATGTACGGGGCGGCGGTGCCGTTCCCGTACGCCTCGGCGATCAGGCGCGCCGCGCGGGCGGCGTCCTGGTCCTCGTCGGCGCCCTTGTAGCCGTCCTCGAAGTCGACGCGCAGGTCCTCGACGGGCTCGCGCTCCAACTTGGTGCGTACGCGCGTGTAGACGGCCTCGGCGAGGTCGTCGCCCAGGCCGAGGACCGCGGCGAAGGAGGCGGCGTCCGGGGCGTGCTCGTCGAGCATCTCCAGGGCCTTGTCGCCCCAGGTGCGGATGGTGTCGGCGGCGAACCTCTCACCGGGCACGTACACGGTGTGGACGGGCTGGCGGGTGCCGGGGTCTCCGGGGTAGCGGCGCTCCAGCTCCGCGTCCACGGGGGCGAGGGAAGCGCTGATGCCCTCGCTGACCGCGCCGGCGAGGCTCGTTGCCACCTTCTCTTGCTGACCCATTCCTGCATCCTCCACACGCTCGGTGCCGCGCCCGGCAATTCCGCTCCACGGAATCAACAATCCGTATAGCGAAGTTATCCGTGACCTTCGTGCTGGTCAACACCTTCCCGTGTCCTGCATCCGTAGCCGACCGCGCGCCTTCACGCGTGTCCCGGGCCCGGTCGGCGGCCGATGCGGACAGTCTGTGGCCCATATCCTCCCCGCGCCCCCGGTGCCGACCGCGCGGACCGACCCCAAGGAGCCTGAGTGCCGATCGACTCCCCCTTCACGCGCCGCTCCGGCCTGCGGGCCGCGCTCGCCGCGGCCGTGGCGCTCCCCACGCTCGGCACCGCGCTGTCCCCCCGGCGGGCCCATGCCGCCGAGGGGGAGGCCCGCCTGGAGGTCATGTCGTACAACGTCCGCTTCGCGAGCAACAACCCGCCGCACACCTGGGCCGAACGCCGCCCGGCGACAAAGGAGATGCTCCTGCGCGCCCAGCCGCACATCATCGGCACCCAGGAGGGCCTCTACTACCAGTTGCAGGACATCGAGAGCGACATCGGCGCGAACTACGACTGGGTCGGCACGGGGGTCGGCGGCGGCAGCCGCGACGAGTTCATGGCCGTCTTTTATGACAACCGCCGACTGTTCCCGCTCGAATACGAGCACTTCTGGCTCTCGGACACCCCGTACACCATCGCCTCGAACACCTGGGGCGCCAACTCGCCCCGCATGGCCACCTGGGTGCGCTTCCTCGACCTGGTCACCAACACCCAGCTCTACGTCCTCAACACGCACCTCGACCACGTCAGCCAGAACGCGCGCGAGCGTTCGGCGACCCTCATGGCCGAACGCATCGCCCTCATGAAGACGAGCACGCCGCTCATCGTGACGGGCGACTTCAACGCGACGGCGCACAACAGCGCCGTCTACACCACGATGCTGGGCGCTGGTCTCGTCGACACCTGGGACGCCGCGAAGGAACGCGGCCCGGCGTACGGCACGTTCGGCGGCTACAAGCCGCCCGTCCTGGGCGGCGGCCGCATCGACTGGATCCTGACGCGGCCGACGGCGCAGGTCCACTCCGCGAAGATGAACACGTTCTCGCTCGGCGGGCAGTACCCGAGCGACCATCTGCCGGTGCAGGCGACGCTGACGCTGTGACGCGCGAAGGCCCCCGCCCCGCGTGCGCGGGGCGGGGGCCTCAGGAGCGGAGGGATCAGCCCTTGCGGGACTTGACCTCTTCGGTGAGGGCCGGCACGACCTCGAAGAGGTCGCCGACCACGCCGTAGTCGACGAGGTCGAAGATCGGGGCCTCGGCGTCCTTGTTGATGGCCACGATGGTCTTCGAGGTCTGCATGCCCGCGCGGTGCTGGATCGCGCCGGAGATGCCGGAGGCGATGTACAGCTGCGGGGAGACCGACTTGCCGGTCTGGCCGACCTGGTTGGAGTGCGGGTACCAGCCGGCGTCGACGGCGGCGCGCGAGGCGCCGACGGCGGCACCGAGCGAGTCGGCGAGCGCCTCGATGACCGAGAAGTTCTCGGCGCCGTTGACGCCGCGGCCGCCGGAGACCACGATCGCGGCCTCGGTCAGCTCGGGGCGGCCCGTCGACTCGCGCGGGGTGCGCGAGACGACCTTGGTGCCGGTGGCCTTCTCGGAGAAGGAGACCGAGAGGGCCTCGACGGCGCCCGCGGCCGGGGCGGCCTCCACGGGGGCCGAGTTCGGCTTGACCGTGATGACCGGGGTGCCCTGGGTGATGCGGGACTTGGTGGTGTACGAGGCGGCGAACGCGGACTGCGTGGCCACCGGGCCCTCGTCGCCGGCCTCCAGGTCGATGGCGTCGGTGATGATGCCGGACTTGATGCGTACCGCGAGACGGGCGGCGATCTCCTTGGCCTCGGCGGAGGACGGCAGCAGCACGGCGGCCGGGGAGACGGCCTCGTACGCGGCCTGGAGCGCGTCCACCTTCGGTACGACGAGGTAGTCGGCGAACTCGGGGGCGTCGGCGGTGAGGACCTTCACCGCGCCGTGCTCGGCGAGCGTGGCGGCGGTGTCGGCGGCGCCGTTGCCCAGCGCGACGGCGACGGGCTCGCCGACGCGGCGGGCCAGGGTCAGCAGCTCAAGGGTGGGCTTGCGGACGGCACCGTCCACGTGGTCGACGTAGACGAGAACTTCAGCCATGGGACTTCAATCTCCTGCGAGTGCGAAGAATCTGGGGGCGGTGGGAAAGGTGACCGAAGCTCAGATGAACTTCTGGCCCGCGAGGAACTCCGCGAGCTGCTTGCCGCCCTCGCCCTCGTCCTTGACGATCGTGCCGGCGGTGCGGGCCGGACGCTCGGCGGCGGAGTCGACCTTGGTCCAGGCGCCCGCGAGGCCGACCTCGTCGGCGTCGATGTCCAGGTCGTCCAGCTCCAGGGCCTCCACCGGCTTCTTCTTGGCGGCCATGATGCCCTTGAAGGACGGGTAGCGGGCCTCGCCCGACTGGTCCGTCACGGACACGACGGCCGGCAGCGAGGCCTCCAGCTGCTCGGAGGCGGCGTCGCCGTCGCGGCGGCCCTTTACTGTTCCGTCGGCGCCACCCTCGACAGAGACCTCGGAGAGCAGCGTGACCTGCGGGACGCCCAGGCGCTCGGCGAGAATGGCCGGGAGCACGCCCATGACGCCGTCCGTCGACGCCATGCCGCAGATGACCAGGTCGTAACCGGTCTTCTCGATGGCCTTGGCGAGCACCAGCGAGGTGCCCATGACGTCGCTGCCGTGCAGGTCGTCGTCCTCGACGTGGACGGCCTTGTCGGCGCCCATGGAGAGCGCCTTGCGCAGCGCGTCCTTGGCGTCCTCGGGGCCGACGGTCAGCACGGTGATCTCCGCGTCGTCCGCCTCGTCGGCGATCTGGAGCGCCTGCTCGACCGCGTACTCATCCAGCTCCGACAGCAGGCCGTCGACGTCGTCGCGGTCGACGGTCAGGTCATCGGCGAAGTGCCGGTCGCCGGTGGCGTCGGGCACGTACTTCACACAGACAACGATCCTCAAGCTCACGCCGGCTCTCCTACTGCATCGTCTTTACTGGGCTGCTGCCTTGGCTTGGCTACTGCCTTCTTGCAGGCAGCATAGGCGCCTGAAGCGGCGGATCCCGGTCGGGGCGGCCCGCGCTCCGACCGAAATATTACTCATGAGTACACCCAGTTCATTCCCGCTGAGCAAGCGCTTTGAACTGTGACGTTCCCAACGCTCCGTAATCGGGCCGCGCACCCGTCGGACGGGAACCCTCCGTCGCGCGGGAACTCTCAGTCGCGCAGGGCGTTGAACCGCCCCTGGTGATACAGGAGCGGGCGGCCCTCGCCCGCGGGATCGCCGGTGACCACC
This window contains:
- a CDS encoding electron transfer flavoprotein subunit alpha/FixB family protein, which produces MAEVLVYVDHVDGAVRKPTLELLTLARRVGEPVAVALGNGAADTAATLAEHGAVKVLTADAPEFADYLVVPKVDALQAAYEAVSPAAVLLPSSAEAKEIAARLAVRIKSGIITDAIDLEAGDEGPVATQSAFAASYTTKSRITQGTPVITVKPNSAPVEAAPAAGAVEALSVSFSEKATGTKVVSRTPRESTGRPELTEAAIVVSGGRGVNGAENFSVIEALADSLGAAVGASRAAVDAGWYPHSNQVGQTGKSVSPQLYIASGISGAIQHRAGMQTSKTIVAINKDAEAPIFDLVDYGVVGDLFEVVPALTEEVKSRKG
- a CDS encoding endonuclease/exonuclease/phosphatase family protein, coding for MPIDSPFTRRSGLRAALAAAVALPTLGTALSPRRAHAAEGEARLEVMSYNVRFASNNPPHTWAERRPATKEMLLRAQPHIIGTQEGLYYQLQDIESDIGANYDWVGTGVGGGSRDEFMAVFYDNRRLFPLEYEHFWLSDTPYTIASNTWGANSPRMATWVRFLDLVTNTQLYVLNTHLDHVSQNARERSATLMAERIALMKTSTPLIVTGDFNATAHNSAVYTTMLGAGLVDTWDAAKERGPAYGTFGGYKPPVLGGGRIDWILTRPTAQVHSAKMNTFSLGGQYPSDHLPVQATLTL
- a CDS encoding DUF6986 family protein yields the protein MGQQEKVATSLAGAVSEGISASLAPVDAELERRYPGDPGTRQPVHTVYVPGERFAADTIRTWGDKALEMLDEHAPDAASFAAVLGLGDDLAEAVYTRVRTKLEREPVEDLRVDFEDGYKGADEDQDAARAARLIAEAYGNGTAAPYMGIRMKCMEEAVRDRGIRTLDIFLSGLMEAGGLPDGLVLTLPKVTYPEQVTAMVRLLEEFEKARGIERGRIGFEIQIETSQSILATDGTAAVARMIQAAEGRATGLHYGTFDYSACLHVSAAYQASDHPAADHAKAVMQVAAAGTGVRVSDGSTNVLPVGTTEQVHDAWRLHYGLTRRALARAYYQGWDMHPGHIPTRYAAVFAFYREGFGAAAKRLAAYAGHHEGGGVADEPATAKALAGYLLRGLDCGALDAGEVTRLTGLTLARLQGFAGPRRGDLTGSGK
- a CDS encoding electron transfer flavoprotein subunit beta/FixA family protein, translating into MSLRIVVCVKYVPDATGDRHFADDLTVDRDDVDGLLSELDEYAVEQALQIADEADDAEITVLTVGPEDAKDALRKALSMGADKAVHVEDDDLHGSDVMGTSLVLAKAIEKTGYDLVICGMASTDGVMGVLPAILAERLGVPQVTLLSEVSVEGGADGTVKGRRDGDAASEQLEASLPAVVSVTDQSGEARYPSFKGIMAAKKKPVEALELDDLDIDADEVGLAGAWTKVDSAAERPARTAGTIVKDEGEGGKQLAEFLAGQKFI